From Synechococcus sp. A10-1-5-1, a single genomic window includes:
- a CDS encoding DUF2949 domain-containing protein, producing MVICTSPQPAPHPELLRFLRSSLGLSENALGLGLKQSQLEQAPLPVVLWRFGLISLEQLDQVLQWQDLHL from the coding sequence ATGGTCATCTGCACCTCGCCGCAACCCGCTCCCCACCCTGAATTGCTGCGCTTTTTGCGCAGCAGCCTCGGGCTCAGCGAGAACGCCCTGGGATTGGGGCTCAAGCAGTCGCAGCTGGAGCAGGCCCCGCTGCCGGTGGTGCTCTGGCGTTTTGGTTTGATCAGCTTGGAGCAGCTTGATCAAGTCCTGCAGTGGCAGGACCTGCACCTTTAA